From Paenibacillus polymyxa, the proteins below share one genomic window:
- the metG gene encoding methionine--tRNA ligase: MSSENTFYITTPIYYPSDKLHIGHAYTTVAGDAMARYKRLRGYEVRYLTGTDEHGQKIEQKASAAGKTPQRFVDDIVAGIQDLWRKLDISNDDFIRTTEERHKAVVQEIFDRLLKQGDIYKGEYEGWYSIPDETYYTETQLVDVVKDAEGNVTGGKSPDSGHPVELVKEESYFFRMSKYADRLLQFYEENPQFIQPESRKKEMINNFIKPGLEDLAVSRTTFDWGVKVKGDPKHVVYVWIDALSNYITALGYGSSNTELYDKFWPANVHIVGKEIVRFHTIYWPIMLMALDLPLPKKVFAHGWLLMKDGKMSKSKGNVVDPVTLIDRYGLDQLRYYLLREVPFGADGTFTPESFVDRVNSDLANDLGNLLNRTVAMVDKYFDGKVPAYEANVTSFDAALVDMATSTYSKVEEAMENMEFSVALTAISQFISRSNKYIDETQPWNLAKDEAKRRELASVMVHLVESLRIASILLQPFLTRAPHQIWKQLGICQGELTTWDSGKQFGRIPEGTQLVKGNPIFPRLDSEQEVAFIVEAMTGGKKPEEAATQAQPLNASEASQEAPEPKEEIGIEDFAKVELRVAQVVACEPVKKADKLLKLQLDLGYEQRQVVSGIAKFYTPEDIIGRKVICVTNLKPVKLRGELSQGMILAASHGDQLTLATVPDGMPNGAIVK, encoded by the coding sequence ATGTCTAGTGAGAACACATTTTACATTACAACACCGATCTATTATCCCAGTGACAAGCTCCATATAGGCCATGCCTACACGACGGTAGCGGGTGATGCGATGGCTCGCTACAAGAGGCTACGGGGATATGAGGTTCGTTATTTGACAGGAACGGATGAGCATGGCCAGAAGATTGAGCAAAAGGCAAGTGCAGCTGGCAAAACGCCGCAACGTTTCGTAGATGACATTGTGGCAGGTATTCAAGACCTGTGGCGGAAGCTCGACATTTCCAATGACGATTTTATCCGTACTACGGAGGAACGTCATAAGGCTGTCGTACAGGAAATCTTTGATCGTTTATTAAAACAAGGCGATATTTATAAGGGAGAATACGAAGGTTGGTACAGCATTCCTGACGAGACTTACTACACAGAAACTCAGCTCGTTGACGTCGTGAAGGACGCTGAAGGTAATGTGACTGGAGGTAAGAGCCCGGATAGTGGACACCCTGTAGAACTGGTCAAGGAAGAGAGTTACTTTTTCCGCATGAGCAAGTATGCTGATCGGTTGCTGCAATTTTATGAAGAGAACCCGCAGTTTATCCAACCGGAATCCCGGAAAAAAGAAATGATTAACAACTTCATCAAGCCGGGGTTAGAGGATCTGGCTGTTTCCCGTACAACTTTTGACTGGGGTGTTAAGGTCAAGGGGGACCCGAAGCATGTCGTATACGTGTGGATTGACGCACTTTCCAACTACATCACTGCCTTGGGGTATGGCTCTTCTAATACTGAGCTATACGATAAATTTTGGCCAGCAAATGTGCATATCGTAGGTAAAGAGATTGTACGATTCCACACGATATATTGGCCAATCATGCTGATGGCACTGGACCTTCCGTTGCCTAAAAAAGTATTTGCACATGGTTGGTTACTCATGAAAGATGGCAAAATGTCGAAATCTAAAGGCAATGTGGTAGACCCGGTAACGTTGATTGACCGTTATGGTCTGGATCAACTTCGGTACTACTTGCTGCGCGAGGTGCCATTTGGAGCGGATGGAACATTCACACCTGAAAGTTTTGTAGATCGTGTAAATTCGGATTTAGCCAATGATCTGGGCAACTTGTTGAATCGTACGGTAGCGATGGTAGACAAATATTTTGACGGCAAAGTTCCCGCTTATGAAGCCAATGTAACCTCATTCGACGCAGCTTTGGTAGATATGGCAACATCGACTTATAGTAAAGTTGAAGAAGCTATGGAAAACATGGAATTTTCCGTGGCTTTAACGGCGATTAGCCAATTTATTAGCCGTAGCAACAAGTATATTGACGAGACGCAACCTTGGAATCTGGCTAAGGATGAGGCAAAACGTCGCGAATTGGCATCTGTTATGGTGCATTTGGTAGAAAGCTTGCGTATTGCTTCCATTTTACTTCAGCCTTTCTTGACGCGTGCACCTCATCAAATTTGGAAACAACTCGGTATTTGTCAAGGGGAGCTGACTACATGGGATAGCGGCAAGCAATTTGGACGTATTCCAGAAGGAACGCAGTTGGTAAAAGGTAATCCGATCTTCCCTCGTCTGGACTCTGAGCAAGAGGTTGCTTTTATCGTAGAAGCAATGACTGGAGGTAAGAAACCGGAGGAAGCTGCCACACAAGCTCAACCGCTGAATGCATCTGAGGCGAGCCAGGAAGCACCAGAGCCGAAAGAAGAGATTGGCATTGAGGATTTTGCCAAGGTAGAACTGCGCGTTGCTCAGGTTGTCGCCTGTGAGCCTGTGAAGAAGGCCGATAAACTATTGAAGCTTCAGCTCGATCTTGGTTATGAGCAGCGACAGGTGGTATCAGGAATTGCGAAGTTTTATACACCTGAGGATATCATTGGGCGTAAGGTGATCTGTGTGACCAATCTTAAGCCAGTAAAACTTCGGGGTGAGCTGTCGCAGGGTATGATTTTGGCAGCATCACATGGGGATCAGCTTACATTGGCCACTGTACCGGATGGTATGCCAAATGGTGCGATTGTAAAATAA
- the mntR gene encoding transcriptional regulator MntR: MPTPSMEDYLERIYQLIDEKGYARVSDIAEGLEVHPSSVTKMIQKLDKDDYLVYEKYRGLILTPKGKKVGKRLVDRHQLLEQFLDMIGVDKDLIYKDVEGIEHHLSWDSITRIETLVEYFRRDEDRLRQLHDIHKELSGDS; this comes from the coding sequence GTGCCAACGCCAAGCATGGAAGATTATTTGGAGCGCATTTACCAACTGATCGATGAGAAGGGATATGCTCGTGTCTCGGATATCGCAGAGGGTTTGGAGGTGCATCCTTCGTCCGTCACCAAGATGATTCAGAAGTTGGATAAGGACGATTATCTTGTATATGAGAAGTATCGGGGACTGATTTTGACACCGAAAGGGAAAAAGGTCGGCAAACGGTTGGTTGACCGCCACCAGTTACTAGAGCAATTTCTGGATATGATTGGGGTTGACAAGGACCTAATATATAAAGATGTGGAAGGTATTGAACACCATTTGAGCTGGGATTCCATCACACGTATCGAGACATTGGTTGAATATTTCCGCCGAGATGAAGATCGCTTGCGCCAGCTTCATGACATACACAAGGAATTGAGTGGGGATTCCTAA
- the splB gene encoding spore photoproduct lyase: MSTLERTPVQIRGTKPFMPDLVFFEPDALNYPKGQRIMDWVKTKDIPYRMTTSHNRITNLPGETEVEKYRVAKKTLVVGIRKTLTFDQSKPSAEYAIPISTGCMGHCHYCYLQTTLGAKPYIRIYVNTDDIISAAKAYIEERAPEITRFEAACTSDPVGLEHITGSLGDLIRFMADEEFGRLRFVTKYHHVDPLLDIKHNGHTRIRFSINSDYVIKQFEPATSRFEERIEAAGKIARAGYPLGFIIAPIIWYDGWEEGYGELLRRLGETLPQHATKDLTFELIQHRFTKTSKAVIEKRYPKTKLEMDIEKRKKKWGRWGQNKYVYPDEQQNALREFITERIFEHFPLSRIEYFT, encoded by the coding sequence ATGTCTACGCTTGAGCGTACTCCTGTCCAAATCAGAGGAACCAAGCCATTCATGCCTGATCTGGTGTTTTTTGAACCAGACGCACTAAATTATCCCAAAGGCCAGCGTATTATGGATTGGGTCAAAACCAAGGATATTCCGTATCGTATGACGACCTCTCACAACCGAATTACCAATTTACCAGGTGAAACTGAAGTTGAAAAATACCGAGTGGCAAAAAAGACACTGGTTGTCGGCATCCGTAAAACATTAACTTTTGACCAATCCAAGCCCTCTGCCGAATATGCCATCCCTATTTCGACTGGTTGCATGGGGCACTGTCACTACTGTTATTTACAAACAACCTTAGGAGCAAAGCCGTATATTCGGATCTATGTCAATACTGACGATATCATATCAGCAGCTAAAGCCTATATCGAGGAGCGGGCGCCTGAAATTACTCGTTTTGAAGCAGCTTGTACCTCTGATCCGGTTGGTTTGGAGCATATCACTGGATCACTTGGAGACTTGATTCGTTTCATGGCAGATGAGGAATTTGGCCGACTTCGTTTTGTTACAAAATATCATCATGTTGATCCATTGCTGGATATTAAACATAATGGCCATACTCGCATCCGCTTTAGCATTAATTCCGATTATGTTATTAAACAGTTTGAACCTGCAACTTCGCGCTTTGAGGAACGTATTGAAGCAGCGGGCAAAATCGCACGGGCAGGTTATCCGCTGGGGTTCATCATCGCACCCATCATTTGGTATGACGGCTGGGAAGAAGGATACGGAGAGCTGCTGCGTAGATTGGGAGAAACCTTGCCCCAGCATGCTACGAAGGATCTGACATTCGAATTAATTCAGCATCGCTTTACCAAAACATCCAAAGCTGTTATCGAGAAGCGTTACCCGAAAACCAAACTGGAAATGGACATAGAAAAACGTAAGAAAAAATGGGGCCGCTGGGGCCAGAATAAATATGTTTATCCCGATGAACAGCAAAATGCACTACGGGAGTTTATCACAGAACGCATTTTTGAACATTTTCCTTTAAGTCGTATCGAATATTTCACATAA
- a CDS encoding cytochrome c biogenesis CcdA family protein — MSDVNAGLAIVAGLVSFFSPCCLPLYPSYLSYITGMSARELAEGRHRAEVRYRTMGHTLAFVLGFSVVFYSLGASVGLLGEWFANYGDTLRVVAGLLIILMGLVSLGFVRPLFLMREHKLRWTWKPAGYAGSFVIGIGFAAGWSPCIGPMLTAIIALAAVEHHIWFKLITGYALGFAIPFFVLALLAGSVKLSSRYTSILIQIGGMLLVITGGLLVTDHMTDVTLFLQRITPDWMLVM, encoded by the coding sequence ATGTCAGATGTCAACGCCGGGTTGGCCATCGTTGCTGGACTGGTTTCTTTTTTTTCACCGTGCTGCTTGCCACTATATCCATCCTATTTATCGTATATAACAGGAATGTCGGCACGTGAACTGGCTGAAGGACGGCACAGGGCAGAGGTTCGCTATCGTACGATGGGACACACGCTTGCTTTTGTATTAGGCTTTTCGGTTGTTTTTTATTCACTGGGGGCAAGTGTCGGGTTGCTTGGAGAATGGTTTGCCAATTATGGGGATACGCTAAGAGTCGTAGCGGGGCTACTTATTATACTCATGGGTCTGGTATCTCTTGGTTTCGTGCGTCCATTATTTCTAATGAGAGAGCATAAGCTGCGCTGGACATGGAAGCCTGCCGGTTACGCCGGTTCCTTTGTAATCGGAATTGGGTTTGCGGCAGGCTGGTCACCCTGTATCGGTCCTATGCTAACAGCTATTATCGCTTTGGCGGCAGTAGAGCATCACATTTGGTTCAAGCTGATTACTGGCTACGCACTTGGTTTTGCGATTCCGTTTTTTGTATTGGCTTTGCTGGCAGGCTCTGTTAAGTTATCGTCCCGTTATACTTCCATCCTTATCCAAATAGGTGGCATGCTGCTTGTGATCACTGGCGGTCTGCTGGTAACGGATCATATGACAGATGTTACTCTTTTTTTACAACGGATTACCCCGGATTGGATGCTGGTTATGTGA